One segment of Clarias gariepinus isolate MV-2021 ecotype Netherlands chromosome 6, CGAR_prim_01v2, whole genome shotgun sequence DNA contains the following:
- the LOC128527150 gene encoding endonuclease domain-containing 1 protein-like, whose translation MKLVALVLLLSAFSSMTLTEVVENINEWKSKCHDFFIPNPKDQNDVITPTVFNTHKKICQSWKNKYRFATLYDTERKIPVYSAYTFAQEVETKRKNFWKYEPQLENISDQKDMKNFPRNRTTNLIHQATNSDYTNSGYTRGHVFPRFYAADQEQADSTFTLTNIAPQKEQSNTEWERQVERPMQKEIINSCKPDQKRKAYIVTGVVPGNNWTPTEKQNKKDKKKINIPSHFWSAFSCRDINENLISAAYIAEQDKFERKKMSVMELNNNLTNLYKINFYVFGELNF comes from the exons ATGAAGCTCGTCGCTCTGGTGCTCCTGCTCTCTGCTTTCTCCTCAATGACCCTGACGGAGGTTGTGGAGAATATAAATGAGTGGAAGTCTAAGTGTCATGACTTCTTTATTCCAAACCCTAAAGATCAAAATGATGTCATCACCCCCACTGTTTTCAATACGCATAAAAAGATTTGTCAGAGCTggaaaaacaaatacagattTGCCACCCTGTATGACACTGAGAGGAAGATTCCTGTTTACTCGGCCTACACGTTCGCACAGGAAGTGGAGACAAAACGCAAAAATTTTTGGAAATATGAACCTCAG CTTGAAAATATTAGCGATCAGAAAGACATGAAAAACTTTCCAAGGAACAGAACGACCAATTTAATTCACCAGGCTACGAACTCGGATTATACAAACAGTGGGTATACTCGCGGTCATGTGTTTCCACGCTTCTATGCTGCTGATCAGGAGCAAGCAGATTCCACCTTCACTTTAACCAACATAGCTCCACAAAAGGAACAAAGCAACACAGAGTGGGAAAGGCAAGTGGAGCGACcaatgcaaaaagaaataataaatagttgCAAGCCTGATCAAAAACGCAAGGCGTACATAGTGACCGGGGTTGTTCCAGGAAATAATTGGACGCccacagaaaaacaaaataaaaaagacaaaaaaaaaattaacattccCAGTCATTTTTGGAGCGCTTTCTCCTGCAGAGACATTAATGAAAATCTCATCTCTGCGGCCTACATCGCTGAGCAAGACAAATTTGAAAGAAAGAAGATGAGTGTTATGGAGCTGAACAACAATCTAACTAacctgtataaaataaatttttacgtCTTTGGGGAattaaatttctaa